In Xiphophorus hellerii strain 12219 chromosome 4, Xiphophorus_hellerii-4.1, whole genome shotgun sequence, a single genomic region encodes these proteins:
- the socs4 gene encoding suppressor of cytokine signaling 4, with protein MSEKKPRGADTRPKSGLRSWSADSYIWRGKKRSRSSRNGSSPGGSEADGSEELGMRSTSCSRRRRERKCSCSALGESLMAGDVDGVCRKALHRRSLRQKFQDAVGQCLPLRHHHHHHYHHPPGSSRPFSVLFWSKRKIHVSELMQDKCPFSPKSELAKCWHLIKNQVGHPGSLKDMETPLKPRVSSSTSPPQTPLSWEDICCSPAPLEDWDPSCLHGRPDGTCANTDYILVPDLLQINNNPCYWGVLNRFEAEELLEGQPEGTFLLRDSAQDEFLFSVSFRRYSRSLHARIEQNGKRFSFDVRDPCMYRDASVTGLLRHYSDPATCLFFEPLLSRPLPRTFPFPLQHLCRAVICSCTTYQGVEGLPLPPQLREYLRQYHIKCDGACAVSMPTAANTQDLH; from the coding sequence ATGTCAGAGAAGAAGCCTCGGGGAGCGGACACTCGACCCAAATCTGGCCTCCGCAGCTGGAGCGCCGACAGCTACATCTGGCGGGGTAAGAAGCGTTCCCGGAGCTCCCGCAATGGATCCAGTCCCGGCGGGTCAGAGGCGGACGGTTCCGAAGAGCTCGGCATGCggtccacttcctgttcccGGCGGCGCAGAGAGCGGAAGTGCAGCTGCAGCGCTCTGGGTGAGTCACTGATGGCTGGAGACGTGGACGGCGTGTGCAGGAAGGCGCTCCACCGGCGGTCTCTGAGGCAGAAGTTTCAGGACGCTGTGGGTCAGTGTCTCCCTCTACgccatcaccaccaccaccattaCCACCACCCGCCCGGCTCGTCTCGCCCCTTCTCCGTACTGTTCTGGTCCAAAAGGAAGATCCACGTCTCAGAACTCATGCAGGACAAATGTCCGTTCTCTCCCAAGTCTGAACTGGCCAAATGTTGGCACCTTATTAAAAACCAGGTGGGTCATCCAGGTTCCCTGAAGGACATGGAGACGCCGCTGAAGCCCCGCGTGTCGTCTTCCACTTCGCCGCCGCAGACGCCGCTTTCCTGGGAGGACATCTGCTGCTCGCCTGCGCCGCTGGAGGACTGGGACCCGTCCTGCCTTCACGGCAGACCGGATGGCACCTGTGCAAACACTGACTACATCCTGGTCCCCGATCTGCTCCAGATCAACAACAACCCATGCTACTGGGGCGTGCTGAACCGCTTTGAGGCCGAGGAGCTCCTGGAGGGCCAGCCAGAAGGGACGTTCCTCCTGCGGGACTCTGCCCAGGACGAGTTCCTGTTCTCCGTCAGCTTCCGCCGCTACAGCCGCTCCCTGCACGCGCGCATCGAGCAGAACGGCAAGCGATTCAGCTTCGACGTGCGTGACCCGTGCATGTACCGGGATGCCAGCGTGACGGGCCTGCTGAGGCACTACAGTGACCCGGCCACCTGCCTCTTCTTTGAGCCGCTGCTCTCCAGGCCGCTGCCCAGGACCTTCCCTTTTCCTCTGCAGCACCTGTGCAGGGCGGTAATCTGCAGCTGCACCACCTACCAGGGCGTGGAGGGGCTGCCACTGCCGCCTCAGCTCAGGGAATACCTCAGACAGTACCACATCAAGTGTGACGGGGCCTGCGCCGTGTCGATGCCCACAGCAGCCAACACGCAGGATCTGCACTGA